TGTACCTTAGGGGATATGATACGTGTACCCGGATCCAAAAGCACCCTTGCAAAAGAACGTGCCAAAGGCAGAGACATTCGTCCACTTTATACACCAATGGATATCATCAAAATTGCCAAAGAAAACAGTGATAAAAAAGTGATCTTCTTTGCTATCGGATTTGAAACGACCACACCTATGACTGCTGCTGTGATCAAACGTGTTTTAGATGAATGCATTCAAAATATCTATTTTCACATCAACCATGTACTCGTACCTCCTGCAGTGAAAGCGATCATGGATCCGGGTAAAGCCAAGATCAATGCCTTTATCGGACCTTCACATGTCAGCGTGATCAGCGGCGCAAAGATATATGAACCTCTTGCCCAGACCTACCAGACCCCTATTGTAGTCAGCGGATTTGAACCTGTGGATGTAATGGAAGGGATTCTAATGCTCATACAACAGAAAAATGAGGGACGCTGTGAGGTGGAAATCGCCTACAAACGTTCGGTTACAAGAGAAGGGAACCTCAAAGCACAACAAATGATCGATACCTATATGGAACCAAGAGCACATTTCACATGGAGAGGGATAGGAGATATTCCAAACTCAGCACTTCGACTAAAAGAGGAATATGCATACCTTGATGCAGAAAAGATCTTTTCCGA
This is a stretch of genomic DNA from Sulfurovum zhangzhouensis. It encodes these proteins:
- the hypD gene encoding hydrogenase formation protein HypD — protein: MKQLQLKDLYHAFRDPKTIKSLALLIEKEAKKLSEPLHIMEVCGGHTHTIMKYGLKQLLPKNITFIHGPGCPVCIMPKDRIDHAIALANMEDTILCTLGDMIRVPGSKSTLAKERAKGRDIRPLYTPMDIIKIAKENSDKKVIFFAIGFETTTPMTAAVIKRVLDECIQNIYFHINHVLVPPAVKAIMDPGKAKINAFIGPSHVSVISGAKIYEPLAQTYQTPIVVSGFEPVDVMEGILMLIQQKNEGRCEVEIAYKRSVTREGNLKAQQMIDTYMEPRAHFTWRGIGDIPNSALRLKEEYAYLDAEKIFSDILPKAPVQDHKLCICGTILQGLANPQDCSVFGTSCTPNSPLGSCMVSDEGACNAYYRYGGL